One genomic segment of Streptomyces sp. RerS4 includes these proteins:
- a CDS encoding DUF881 domain-containing protein, with protein sequence MRPMNADNTPSGRPGKPVEPVDHVEPPRTGRQRLAAGLWPPRLSRAQLIVALLLFVLGLGLAIQVRSNSDSSAPLRGARQEDLVRILDELDGRTKRLEDEKQQLDAQRKELENSSDQAEEARRQTVEKERQLGILAGTVAAQGPGITLRITDPKGQVRSDQLLDTLQELRAAGAEAIQINGVRVVAGSYFSDEGGGIGIDGKKITQPYEFKVIGKPQDLEPALNIPGGVVQTLEKEQAGVTVTRSAKIVVDALRAAKQPDYARSSSP encoded by the coding sequence GTGAGGCCGATGAATGCGGACAACACCCCGTCCGGGCGGCCAGGGAAGCCCGTGGAGCCCGTCGATCACGTGGAGCCGCCGCGGACGGGTCGGCAGCGGCTGGCGGCCGGTCTGTGGCCGCCGCGGCTGAGCCGGGCCCAACTGATCGTCGCGTTGCTGCTGTTCGTCCTGGGCCTCGGGCTGGCGATCCAGGTCCGGTCCAACAGCGACTCCAGCGCGCCCCTGCGCGGGGCCCGTCAGGAGGACCTCGTACGGATCCTGGACGAGCTGGACGGGCGCACCAAGCGCCTGGAGGACGAGAAGCAGCAGCTGGACGCGCAGCGCAAGGAGCTGGAGAACAGCTCCGACCAGGCCGAGGAGGCGCGGCGGCAGACCGTGGAGAAGGAGCGCCAACTGGGCATCCTGGCCGGTACGGTAGCTGCGCAGGGGCCGGGGATCACGTTGCGGATCACCGACCCGAAGGGTCAGGTGCGGTCCGACCAGCTGCTGGACACGTTGCAGGAGCTGCGGGCGGCCGGGGCCGAGGCGATCCAGATCAACGGCGTGCGCGTCGTGGCGGGGTCGTACTTCTCGGACGAGGGCGGTGGGATCGGGATCGACGGTAAGAAGATCACACAGCCCTATGAGTTCAAGGTCATCGGCAAGCCGCAGGATCTGGAGCCCGCGCTCAACATCCCGGGCGGTGTCGTGCAGACGTTGGAGAAGGAACAGGCGGGCGTGACCGTCACACGGTCGGCGAAGATCGTTGTGGATGCCTTGCGGGCTGCGAAGCAGCCTGACTACGCTCGGTCGTCATCGCCGTGA
- a CDS encoding small basic family protein produces MIAVLGLVAGVVVGLLVRPEVPAVVEPYLPIAVVAALDAVFGGLRAMLDGIFVDKVFVVSFLSNVVVAALIVFLGDKLGVGSQLSTGVVVVLGIRIFSNAAAIRRHVFRA; encoded by the coding sequence GTGATCGCGGTACTGGGCCTCGTGGCCGGAGTGGTGGTCGGGCTGCTGGTGCGGCCCGAAGTGCCGGCCGTGGTGGAGCCGTATCTGCCGATCGCCGTGGTCGCCGCGTTGGACGCGGTGTTCGGGGGGCTGCGCGCGATGCTGGACGGGATCTTCGTCGACAAGGTCTTCGTGGTGTCGTTCCTGTCGAACGTGGTCGTGGCCGCGCTGATCGTCTTCCTCGGTGACAAGCTGGGCGTCGGCTCGCAGCTGTCGACGGGCGTGGTCGTCGTCCTCGGCATCCGGATCTTCTCCAACGCCGCGGCCATCCGCCGGCACGTCTTCAGGGCGTGA
- a CDS encoding DUF881 domain-containing protein, whose product MSQPPHNRSSAGPPARPDASMSLLTHVMDHSLDEGYAEATARREADGTAGLPRTLKAKLALAAGLVLAAMVVTLGAAQARVAAPVLAKERQELIERVERADAHADGLERDVDRLRSEVADRQRAVLRQQGGGQGQLVASLSGATEVRGPGVRLEVDDAKGSSSSGGGPRESSGFSDTGRLRDRDMQRIVNGLWQSGAEAISINGQRLTALSAIRAAGDAILVDNRPLVPPYEVLAIGDKKRLGTTFQDSLDGQYLHVLQESYGIRANLSAVDELKLPAASSLTVRTATAAEPKKGAS is encoded by the coding sequence ATGTCGCAGCCGCCCCACAACCGGAGTTCTGCCGGTCCGCCCGCGCGCCCGGACGCCTCCATGTCGCTGCTGACCCATGTGATGGACCACAGCCTCGACGAGGGCTATGCGGAAGCGACTGCGCGGCGTGAGGCGGACGGTACGGCGGGTTTGCCGCGCACCCTGAAGGCCAAGCTGGCGCTGGCCGCAGGGCTGGTCCTGGCGGCGATGGTGGTCACGTTGGGTGCCGCCCAGGCGCGGGTGGCGGCGCCGGTGCTGGCCAAGGAGCGCCAGGAGCTGATCGAGCGGGTGGAGCGGGCCGACGCGCACGCCGACGGGCTGGAGCGGGACGTCGACCGGCTGCGTTCGGAGGTCGCCGACCGGCAGCGTGCCGTGCTCAGGCAGCAGGGTGGTGGGCAGGGGCAGCTGGTGGCTTCGCTGTCCGGTGCAACCGAGGTGCGCGGTCCCGGCGTCAGGTTGGAAGTGGACGACGCGAAGGGATCTTCCTCCAGTGGTGGGGGACCACGCGAGAGCAGCGGGTTCTCGGACACCGGCCGGTTGCGCGACCGGGACATGCAGAGGATCGTCAACGGGCTCTGGCAGTCGGGCGCCGAGGCGATCTCGATCAACGGGCAGCGGCTGACGGCGCTGTCGGCGATCAGGGCAGCCGGTGACGCGATACTGGTCGACAACAGGCCTCTGGTGCCGCCTTACGAGGTCCTCGCGATCGGGGACAAGAAGCGGCTCGGCACCACCTTCCAGGACTCGCTGGACGGGCAGTACCTGCACGTGTTGCAGGAGAGCTACGGGATCCGTGCCAACCTGTCCGCGGTGGACGAGCTGAAGTTGCCGGCCGCCTCCAGCCTGACCGTACGAACTGCCACAGCGGCAGAGCCGAAGAAGGGTGCATCGTGA
- a CDS encoding mannose-1-phosphate guanyltransferase, with translation MKAVVMAGGEGTRLRPMTSSMPKPLLPVANRPIMEHVLRLLKRHGLSETVVTVQFLASLVKNYFGDGEELGMELSYANEEKPLGTAGSVKNAEEALKDDTFLVISGDALTDFDLTDLIEFHKEKGALVTVCLTRVPNPLEFGITIVDEEGKVERFLEKPTWGQVFSDTINTGIYVMEPEIFNYVDPDVSVDWSGDVFPQLMKEGRPIYGYVAEGYWEDVGTHESYVKAQADVLEGKVQVDMDGFEISPGVWIAEGAEVSPDAVLRGPLYVGDYAKVEAGVEIREHTVVGSNVVVKSGAFLHKAVVHDNVYIGPHSNLRGCVIGKNTDIMRAARIEDGAVIGDECLVGEESIVQGNVRVYPFKTVEAGAFVNTSVIWESRGQAHLFGARGVSGILNVEITPELVVKLAGAYATTLKKGAIVTTARDHSRGARALKRAVISALQASAIDVRDLENVPLPVARQQTARGAAGGIMIRTSPGVPDSVDIMFLDERGADLSQAQQRKLDRVYARQEYRRAFPGEIGDLQFPSSVFDSYTGSLLRRVDTTGIADAGLKVVVDASNGSAGLVLPSLLGRLGVDALTINPGLDESRPTESRESRRAGLVRLGEIVASARAAFGVRFDPVGERISLVDERGRIIEDDRALLVLLDLVAAEKRSGKVALPVTTTRVAEQVAAYHGTQVEWTTTSPDDLTRVGREETTIFGGDGRGGFIVPEFSSVFDGSAAFVQLIGLVARTQLTLSQIDARIPRAHVIKRDVPTPWAAKGLVMRRVVEAAGDRQVDTTDGVRVVEADGRWALVLPDPAEAVTHLWAEGPDDASAQALLDEWAAVVDGAGQH, from the coding sequence ATGAAGGCCGTCGTGATGGCCGGTGGCGAAGGTACGCGGCTTCGCCCCATGACCTCAAGCATGCCCAAGCCGCTCCTGCCGGTGGCGAACCGGCCGATCATGGAGCATGTGCTCAGGCTGCTCAAGCGCCATGGGCTCAGCGAGACCGTCGTCACCGTCCAGTTCCTGGCGTCGCTCGTCAAGAACTACTTCGGTGACGGCGAGGAGCTCGGTATGGAGCTCTCCTATGCCAATGAGGAGAAGCCACTCGGCACCGCCGGCAGCGTGAAGAACGCCGAGGAGGCACTGAAGGACGACACGTTCCTCGTCATTTCCGGCGACGCGCTCACCGACTTCGATCTCACCGATCTCATCGAATTCCACAAGGAGAAGGGCGCACTCGTCACGGTGTGCCTCACACGGGTACCGAATCCGTTGGAATTCGGCATCACCATCGTGGACGAGGAAGGAAAGGTCGAGCGCTTCCTTGAGAAGCCGACGTGGGGGCAGGTGTTCTCGGACACCATCAACACCGGCATCTACGTGATGGAGCCGGAAATCTTCAACTACGTCGACCCGGACGTCTCCGTCGACTGGTCCGGCGACGTCTTCCCGCAGCTGATGAAGGAAGGCCGGCCGATCTACGGCTACGTGGCCGAGGGCTACTGGGAGGACGTGGGCACGCACGAGAGCTACGTCAAGGCGCAGGCCGACGTACTCGAAGGCAAGGTCCAGGTCGACATGGACGGCTTCGAGATCTCGCCCGGGGTGTGGATCGCCGAAGGGGCCGAGGTGAGCCCCGACGCGGTGCTGCGCGGTCCGCTGTACGTCGGGGATTACGCCAAGGTCGAGGCCGGCGTCGAGATCCGCGAGCACACCGTCGTCGGGTCGAACGTGGTCGTCAAGAGCGGGGCCTTCCTGCACAAGGCCGTCGTCCACGACAACGTGTACATCGGGCCGCACAGCAACCTGCGCGGTTGCGTCATCGGCAAGAACACCGACATCATGCGGGCCGCGCGGATCGAGGACGGCGCGGTCATCGGCGACGAGTGCCTGGTGGGCGAGGAATCCATCGTCCAGGGCAACGTGCGCGTGTACCCGTTCAAGACGGTCGAGGCCGGCGCGTTCGTCAACACGTCCGTCATCTGGGAGTCCCGGGGCCAGGCGCACCTCTTCGGTGCGCGCGGCGTCTCCGGGATCCTGAACGTGGAGATCACCCCCGAGCTGGTGGTGAAGCTGGCGGGCGCCTACGCGACGACGTTGAAGAAGGGCGCGATCGTCACCACCGCCCGCGACCACTCCCGAGGTGCCCGCGCGCTCAAGCGGGCCGTCATCTCGGCGCTCCAGGCCAGCGCCATCGACGTCCGTGACCTGGAGAACGTGCCGCTGCCCGTGGCGCGCCAGCAGACGGCCCGCGGGGCCGCCGGCGGCATCATGATCAGGACCTCGCCCGGGGTGCCGGACTCCGTGGACATCATGTTCCTCGACGAGCGCGGCGCGGACCTCTCGCAGGCGCAGCAGCGCAAGCTGGACCGCGTGTACGCGCGCCAGGAGTACCGGCGCGCGTTCCCCGGGGAGATCGGTGACCTGCAGTTCCCGTCGAGCGTCTTCGACTCGTACACGGGCTCGCTGCTGCGGCGGGTGGACACCACCGGGATCGCCGACGCAGGCCTCAAGGTCGTGGTCGACGCCTCGAACGGCAGCGCCGGCCTCGTCCTGCCGAGCCTGCTCGGCCGGCTCGGGGTGGACGCGCTGACGATCAACCCCGGGCTGGACGAGTCCAGGCCGACGGAGAGCCGGGAGTCGCGGCGGGCCGGGCTGGTCCGGCTCGGGGAGATCGTGGCGTCGGCGCGGGCGGCCTTCGGGGTGCGGTTCGACCCGGTGGGCGAGCGGATCTCCCTCGTGGACGAACGAGGGCGGATCATCGAGGACGACCGGGCGCTGCTCGTCCTCCTCGATCTGGTGGCCGCCGAGAAGCGCAGCGGCAAGGTGGCGCTGCCGGTGACGACGACGCGCGTGGCCGAGCAGGTGGCCGCCTACCACGGCACGCAGGTGGAGTGGACGACGACCTCGCCGGACGACCTCACCCGGGTCGGTCGTGAGGAGACGACCATCTTCGGTGGAGACGGTCGGGGCGGGTTCATCGTTCCCGAGTTCAGCAGTGTCTTCGACGGGTCGGCGGCGTTCGTGCAGTTGATCGGGCTGGTGGCGCGTACGCAGCTCACCCTGAGCCAGATCGACGCGCGGATCCCGCGCGCCCACGTGATCAAGCGGGACGTGCCGACGCCGTGGGCGGCGAAGGGCCTCGTCATGCGGCGGGTCGTGGAGGCCGCCGGCGACCGGCAGGTCGACACCACCGACGGGGTGCGCGTGGTCGAGGCCGACGGGCGGTGGGCGCTGGTCCTGCCGGACCCGGCGGAGGCGGTCACGCACCTGTGGGCGGAGGGCCCCGACGACGCGTCCGCGCAGGCGCTGCTCGATGAGTGGGCGGCGGTCGTGGACGGCGCCGGGCAGCACTGA
- a CDS encoding CDP-alcohol phosphatidyltransferase family protein, with translation MEVQETRVQTDRIFTIPNILSMARLAGVPLFLWLILAGHDGWALAVLMFSGISDYLDGKLARRWNQISNLGRLLDPAADRLYVLTTLFGLTWREILPLWLTAALLARDAMLLVMVWMLRRHGYPPPQVNFLGKAATFNLMYAFPLLLLSDGTGWLAWMASVFGWAFAGWGTTLYWWAGILYVVQVRRLLKADATAD, from the coding sequence GTGGAGGTCCAGGAGACTCGGGTCCAGACTGACCGAATTTTCACCATTCCGAACATCCTGAGCATGGCCCGCCTCGCCGGCGTGCCGTTGTTCCTCTGGCTGATCCTGGCCGGGCACGACGGGTGGGCTCTGGCCGTCCTGATGTTCAGTGGGATCAGCGACTACCTCGACGGAAAACTCGCGCGCCGCTGGAATCAGATCAGCAATCTCGGCCGTCTGTTGGACCCGGCCGCGGACCGGCTCTACGTGCTGACCACGCTCTTCGGACTGACCTGGCGCGAGATCCTGCCGCTGTGGCTGACCGCGGCGCTGCTCGCCCGGGACGCAATGTTGCTGGTCATGGTGTGGATGCTGCGGCGGCACGGCTATCCGCCGCCCCAGGTCAACTTCCTCGGCAAGGCCGCCACCTTCAACCTGATGTACGCGTTCCCCCTCCTGTTGCTCAGCGACGGCACGGGTTGGCTCGCCTGGATGGCGTCCGTTTTCGGATGGGCGTTCGCGGGTTGGGGTACAACCCTCTATTGGTGGGCAGGAATCCTTTACGTGGTGCAAGTCCGCCGTCTGCTCAAGGCGGACGCCACGGCCGATTGA